One Solibacillus sp. R5-41 DNA segment encodes these proteins:
- a CDS encoding MmcQ/YjbR family DNA-binding protein, which produces MEKNKLQSFCLTLPGTTHDYQVDWQADRYHVGGKMFAMMGGDAERKPIITLKCDPARAEELRETIQGIIPGYYMNKTHWNSIYLDSDLSNDLIENLILHSYQLVFEKLTKKVQNQINPK; this is translated from the coding sequence ATGGAAAAAAATAAACTTCAATCTTTTTGCCTCACCCTACCCGGAACGACACATGATTACCAGGTAGACTGGCAAGCGGATCGTTATCATGTTGGCGGTAAGATGTTTGCAATGATGGGAGGAGACGCTGAAAGAAAGCCTATCATCACTTTGAAATGTGACCCTGCTCGTGCTGAAGAATTACGAGAAACCATTCAAGGCATTATACCAGGTTATTATATGAATAAGACACACTGGAACTCAATTTATTTAGATTCAGATTTATCCAATGATTTGATAGAAAATCTAATTCTGCATTCCTACCAGCTAGTATTTGAGAAACTAACAAAGAAAGTTCAAAACCAAATTAATCCTAAATAG
- a CDS encoding glycerophosphodiester phosphodiesterase family protein, producing the protein MIRIFTCFAIFFSVAVLFYFYNPNSKDVEKVSNEALIIAHRGAVDQFNENTIEAYEQSIKDGANWIEIDIRMTSDGVLVPMHDVDIDRTTTGTGEVNDLTWKQLSQFETVKNGHRAPIPKLEEVFQKFGQNMHYYIETRSVDGKLLVETKLISLLKKYDLLDKELITIASFETESLEKIKEIAPSIPLVRLYKNSEFSLKDAVENDYELIGLESLVVSEKIVKRLHEADKKIHVYFNIPIIEKFEQKRVRKLLVDGYITNSVRFTKELIWR; encoded by the coding sequence ATGATTAGGATATTTACTTGTTTTGCAATATTTTTTAGCGTAGCGGTCCTTTTTTACTTTTATAATCCTAATAGTAAAGATGTGGAAAAGGTAAGTAATGAAGCTTTGATTATTGCACACAGAGGGGCGGTAGATCAATTCAATGAAAATACCATCGAAGCATATGAGCAATCTATAAAAGACGGTGCAAACTGGATTGAGATAGATATACGTATGACAAGTGACGGTGTACTTGTACCAATGCACGATGTTGATATAGACCGTACAACAACAGGTACAGGTGAGGTAAATGATCTGACATGGAAACAACTTTCCCAATTTGAAACAGTAAAGAATGGTCATAGGGCACCAATTCCTAAGTTAGAAGAAGTATTCCAAAAGTTTGGTCAAAATATGCATTATTATATCGAAACAAGATCAGTAGATGGGAAGCTTTTAGTGGAAACTAAATTGATTTCACTCTTGAAAAAATACGATTTACTAGATAAAGAGCTCATAACCATTGCATCATTTGAGACGGAAAGTTTGGAAAAAATAAAAGAAATCGCCCCATCTATCCCACTTGTTCGCCTCTACAAAAATAGTGAATTCTCACTTAAAGATGCAGTAGAAAATGATTATGAATTGATTGGCTTAGAATCTCTAGTTGTATCGGAAAAAATAGTGAAGCGTTTACACGAGGCTGACAAAAAAATTCACGTATATTTCAATATACCAATAATTGAAAAATTCGAACAGAAACGAGTTCGCAAATTATTAGTTGATGGGTATATAACGAATTCCGTGAGATTTACAAAGGAACTAATTTGGCGTTAA
- a CDS encoding stalk domain-containing protein: protein MKSLKVILAVMLFSVTFSFANVGDANASSNITIYVNNEKQSYSNKAVLKGGSTLVPLRGIFEVLGAEVKWDQTSKTIDATKGTTKIWLKIGSKATKVNGKTVNIDVPAQVVNGSTLVPLRFIGEALGAEVKWNQSSKTINITAPKEVTGEVPSKPNTKKPMKVHFIDVGQGDSTFIQMPNGKTALIDAGTDAAGEKVVAYLKSLGIKTIDYVIATHPDADHIGGMVDVLNAFTISNFIDSGKVHTSKTYENMLLTIQNKNIKYIVPEEEDILSEDAETYLQILNANPNADDNNDASLVVAAGYCTNDVLLMADAGVEVESEMIQEYEEIQAEILKAGHHGSNTSSSLSFLKAVDPEAVILSYGASNSYGHPHKEVMSNIKSVGAKAYSTAQDGTIIATINCGDYSIAKEFKYEVDKTPPTTKPEEKPESLFKNCTELKAVYPSGVPVGHAAYELKHDGDNDGWACESETVTPIPDPEPVLPVTPTPPPVTTPPVKTYKNCSELKVDYPDGVKRGHPAYQSKMDGDGDGHACE, encoded by the coding sequence ATGAAGAGTTTAAAAGTTATACTTGCAGTAATGCTATTCTCTGTTACATTTTCTTTTGCTAATGTAGGTGATGCAAACGCCTCAAGTAACATTACGATTTATGTGAACAATGAAAAACAATCGTATAGCAATAAAGCTGTATTAAAAGGTGGAAGCACTTTAGTGCCGTTACGTGGCATTTTTGAAGTTTTAGGAGCAGAGGTTAAGTGGGACCAAACATCTAAAACAATTGACGCAACAAAAGGTACAACTAAAATATGGCTGAAAATCGGCTCTAAAGCGACAAAAGTAAATGGTAAAACGGTAAATATCGATGTGCCAGCACAAGTTGTTAATGGCAGCACACTTGTGCCATTACGTTTTATAGGTGAAGCTTTAGGCGCAGAAGTTAAGTGGAATCAATCTTCTAAAACGATAAATATTACAGCACCTAAAGAAGTTACTGGTGAAGTTCCATCAAAGCCAAATACTAAAAAGCCGATGAAAGTTCACTTTATTGACGTAGGACAAGGTGATTCAACATTTATTCAAATGCCAAACGGTAAAACAGCCTTAATCGATGCCGGGACCGATGCAGCAGGAGAAAAAGTGGTAGCCTACTTAAAATCATTAGGTATCAAAACAATCGATTATGTAATCGCAACACATCCGGATGCTGATCACATTGGTGGAATGGTTGATGTATTAAATGCATTTACAATTAGCAATTTTATTGATTCTGGTAAAGTACATACATCAAAAACATACGAGAACATGCTCTTAACGATTCAAAACAAGAATATTAAGTACATTGTGCCTGAGGAAGAAGATATCTTAAGCGAAGATGCAGAGACATATTTACAGATTTTAAACGCAAATCCAAACGCAGATGATAATAATGACGCGAGTTTAGTTGTTGCAGCTGGGTATTGTACGAATGATGTGTTACTAATGGCTGATGCTGGTGTAGAAGTTGAATCTGAAATGATTCAAGAATACGAGGAAATTCAAGCTGAAATTTTAAAAGCTGGTCATCATGGTTCGAACACAAGTAGCTCACTTTCATTCTTGAAAGCTGTTGATCCAGAAGCTGTTATTTTAAGCTACGGTGCTAGCAATTCTTATGGTCATCCTCATAAAGAGGTAATGTCTAATATTAAATCTGTTGGCGCTAAAGCGTATTCAACTGCTCAAGATGGTACGATTATAGCTACAATTAACTGTGGTGATTACTCAATTGCAAAAGAATTTAAGTATGAAGTTGATAAAACACCACCGACTACTAAACCAGAAGAAAAACCTGAAAGTTTATTTAAGAACTGTACGGAATTAAAAGCAGTTTATCCAAGTGGTGTACCTGTTGGTCATGCAGCTTATGAGCTTAAACATGATGGTGATAACGATGGTTGGGCTTGTGAGTCAGAAACGGTAACACCAATACCTGATCCAGAACCAGTTCTGCCGGTTACCCCAACACCGCCGCCAGTTACTACACCTCCGGTAAAAACATATAAAAATTGTTCGGAATTAAAAGTAGATTATCCTGATGGAGTGAAAAGAGGTCACCCAGCATACCAATCTAAAATGGATGGTGACGGCGACGGACATGCCTGTGAATAA
- a CDS encoding DUF4362 domain-containing protein — translation MLIIKKVFTLLLCFALVGCSQEPKKVEEVINNHNDIQNLGGLDRFVKNVENQNEAKVKYIQYGIEGQRGVMTLTFDGVQVNVSHSVDGDFVSEYNCKKVIVETEEETQKYILSECTGNFIGDFELLSIQNKFN, via the coding sequence GTGTTAATTATAAAAAAGGTATTTACTTTATTATTGTGTTTTGCATTAGTTGGATGTTCTCAAGAACCAAAGAAAGTTGAAGAAGTGATAAATAACCACAATGATATTCAAAATTTAGGGGGGTTAGACAGATTTGTTAAGAATGTAGAAAATCAAAACGAAGCAAAAGTAAAATATATTCAGTATGGGATAGAGGGTCAACGAGGAGTTATGACATTAACGTTCGATGGTGTACAAGTAAATGTTTCTCATAGTGTAGATGGTGATTTTGTTTCAGAATATAATTGCAAAAAAGTAATAGTTGAAACTGAAGAAGAAACACAAAAATATATTCTCAGCGAATGTACTGGGAATTTTATTGGGGATTTCGAGTTATTATCAATTCAGAATAAATTCAACTAA
- a CDS encoding copper amine oxidase N-terminal domain-containing protein has translation MKKVFSGILLVMILIITSSPTYAATTQIKIDGVTIVSDVNPESKSNRTMVPLRVISENLGANVKWSDSQVTLTKNDMKVILKLNSNKVVKNGKTELLDVKPYMKNNRTFVPMRFIAETFGSNVDYKNGIVTIDTKPFVIDGVIVKALQYEYHATMGGVIQQIKGNGYNEAIYNIFIENKGSKVEPPSDYTWSVHSITTGGYYKGGQYDFLDQEGNSVERFDIYNLVRGYDEKLPLPPQTLIHVPTENQWYLFSDPAGQAIDQLIDRASVSGFVTVIINTVP, from the coding sequence ATGAAAAAAGTATTTTCAGGAATTTTACTTGTTATGATTCTAATCATTACATCATCACCTACTTATGCGGCGACCACTCAAATAAAAATTGACGGTGTTACGATTGTATCCGATGTGAATCCCGAAAGTAAGAGTAACCGGACAATGGTTCCATTACGTGTTATTAGTGAAAATTTAGGAGCCAACGTCAAATGGTCGGATTCGCAAGTCACACTTACTAAAAACGATATGAAAGTAATCTTAAAACTTAATAGCAATAAAGTGGTGAAAAACGGTAAAACGGAACTTCTTGATGTAAAGCCATACATGAAGAATAATCGTACTTTTGTTCCGATGCGTTTTATTGCCGAAACATTTGGCAGTAACGTTGATTACAAAAACGGCATAGTGACGATTGATACAAAGCCATTCGTTATAGATGGTGTAATAGTAAAAGCATTACAGTATGAATATCATGCGACAATGGGCGGAGTAATACAGCAAATCAAAGGAAATGGTTATAACGAAGCCATTTATAATATTTTTATAGAAAACAAAGGAAGTAAGGTCGAACCGCCTTCAGATTACACATGGTCAGTTCATAGCATCACAACTGGGGGGTATTATAAAGGTGGTCAATATGATTTTCTAGACCAAGAAGGGAACAGCGTAGAACGTTTTGATATCTATAATTTAGTTCGAGGTTATGATGAAAAGTTGCCCCTTCCACCCCAAACTTTGATTCATGTGCCTACTGAAAATCAATGGTATTTGTTTAGTGATCCCGCAGGACAAGCCATTGATCAATTAATTGATAGAGCTTCGGTGAGCGGCTTTGTAACGGTTATTATTAATACAGTTCCATAA
- a CDS encoding discoidin domain-containing protein, which produces MKRVILFMSLILLFVSFETVNANTSNSMDLIPEMTSNTSPSGIASASSIWSKQHQPFNVFNEKSDYGWSTKQGITVGWVAYEFDNPVVVNKYTISSRSKHIDSKKEAPKDWVFEGWDGNQWIVLDTQQDITEWGVGSKKEFSFSNSNEYIKYRINITKNNGHAGFTTIGKMSMMFDEPEPEPEPEPEPEPEPEPPSEEAGDRAILTVTMITDLEKEFDLSMEEVDAFINWYEGRHRGTGTATFSINNHGNNKGPFTSRKDYIIFDKVLTFKVNEYKIK; this is translated from the coding sequence ATGAAAAGAGTAATTTTATTTATGTCTCTAATACTATTATTTGTTTCTTTTGAAACTGTCAATGCGAATACATCGAATTCTATGGATTTGATTCCTGAAATGACATCAAACACTTCGCCATCAGGTATTGCTAGTGCTAGTAGTATCTGGAGCAAACAACATCAACCGTTTAACGTTTTCAATGAAAAAAGTGATTATGGGTGGTCCACAAAACAAGGTATTACTGTTGGATGGGTAGCCTATGAATTTGATAATCCGGTAGTTGTAAATAAATACACTATAAGCTCTAGAAGTAAACATATTGACTCTAAAAAAGAGGCTCCTAAAGATTGGGTATTTGAAGGTTGGGACGGTAATCAGTGGATAGTACTTGATACCCAACAAGATATTACTGAATGGGGTGTAGGAAGCAAGAAAGAATTCTCTTTTTCTAATTCAAATGAATACATAAAATACAGGATAAATATAACGAAAAATAATGGTCATGCAGGTTTTACAACAATAGGTAAAATGAGTATGATGTTTGATGAACCAGAACCAGAACCAGAACCAGAACCAGAACCAGAACCAGAACCAGAACCACCTAGCGAAGAAGCAGGAGATAGGGCTATATTAACAGTTACAATGATTACGGATTTAGAAAAAGAATTCGATTTAAGTATGGAAGAAGTTGACGCTTTTATTAATTGGTATGAAGGCAGACACCGAGGAACTGGGACAGCTACATTCTCAATTAATAATCATGGTAACAATAAGGGACCATTCACAAGTCGCAAAGATTATATTATTTTCGATAAGGTACTTACTTTTAAAGTAAACGAGTATAAAATCAAATGA
- a CDS encoding aconitate hydratase, with protein MLSIDHRQLVHEYLVLDLAVQSLQTDYSKMEQTEQMKMKKIYLPIIDNILKSVRNDYLNQKRLLAKDKIRVVKWVKIDEHFSDVVVATVGEDITLRYAKQALKTQVEQLIIGRMNK; from the coding sequence ATGTTAAGTATTGACCATCGTCAATTAGTGCATGAATATTTGGTATTAGATTTAGCTGTTCAGTCACTTCAAACGGACTACAGTAAGATGGAACAAACCGAACAAATGAAGATGAAAAAAATTTATTTACCAATCATAGATAACATACTAAAAAGTGTGCGTAATGATTATTTAAACCAAAAGCGTTTGCTGGCTAAAGATAAAATACGCGTTGTGAAATGGGTTAAAATTGATGAGCATTTTAGTGATGTGGTAGTTGCTACGGTTGGTGAAGACATTACATTACGCTATGCAAAACAAGCTTTAAAAACGCAAGTAGAGCAGTTGATTATTGGTCGTATGAATAAATAA
- a CDS encoding transcriptional regulator, with protein MKEQIIKAMQRNQLIDLMYIAKDGVISKRRIKIIKMIGGKFQAFCFTKQAKRTFIIDNVLAAVPVIRKEGMVI; from the coding sequence ATGAAAGAACAAATAATAAAAGCTATGCAACGCAATCAATTGATCGACTTAATGTATATAGCAAAAGATGGTGTCATTAGTAAACGACGTATTAAAATAATCAAAATGATTGGTGGTAAGTTTCAGGCATTTTGTTTTACGAAACAGGCAAAGCGTACTTTTATTATCGATAATGTTCTTGCTGCTGTTCCAGTGATTCGTAAAGAAGGGATGGTAATCTAA
- a CDS encoding M15 family metallopeptidase: MSVTTTCRDLSELTKVAELACRLLFQECFKAGIKDVFITETFRSPERQKYLYSQGRTRPGQIVTWTLNSNHSGRLAWDIAVGPPKSLYDLTTLNKVGAIARKLGITWGGDWSKNIDRPHFEVKTNWSAPTGYKLEGQVIVPSNSKMKVQLIVKDESKEAEIVAKETYEKDAAPATWAKDAVEWTKENGVSDGTFLKRPATREEVIVMLHNVQKIK, from the coding sequence ATGAGTGTAACAACAACATGCCGTGACTTATCTGAACTAACAAAGGTAGCCGAATTAGCGTGCCGTTTATTATTCCAGGAGTGTTTTAAAGCAGGCATTAAGGATGTTTTTATTACAGAAACTTTCCGTAGTCCAGAGCGCCAAAAATACTTATACTCACAAGGTCGTACAAGACCAGGTCAAATTGTTACATGGACACTTAATAGCAATCATAGTGGCCGTTTAGCATGGGATATTGCGGTTGGCCCACCAAAATCCTTATACGATTTAACTACATTAAATAAAGTTGGTGCTATTGCTCGTAAGTTAGGGATTACATGGGGTGGTGATTGGTCTAAAAATATCGACCGACCACATTTTGAAGTTAAGACTAATTGGTCAGCGCCAACAGGCTACAAACTAGAAGGACAGGTTATCGTACCATCCAATAGCAAAATGAAAGTACAATTAATTGTAAAAGATGAATCGAAGGAGGCTGAAATTGTGGCAAAAGAAACATACGAAAAAGATGCAGCACCAGCTACGTGGGCAAAGGATGCAGTTGAATGGACTAAGGAAAACGGCGTATCAGATGGCACATTTTTAAAGCGCCCAGCAACACGCGAAGAAGTTATTGTAATGCTTCATAATGTACAAAAAATAAAATAA
- a CDS encoding DUF6711 family protein: MIKIDGKEIPTPSDYQVGIMDISKAERNARGDMIIERIATKRKIELGWKYLSKSDLQTVMNAVSPVFFSVSYIDPLTSSQKTGTFYSGDRNVGALDYINGDIRWKDIKFSVIEK; this comes from the coding sequence ATGATAAAAATTGACGGCAAGGAGATCCCCACTCCTTCTGATTACCAAGTAGGTATTATGGACATATCAAAGGCTGAACGTAATGCCAGGGGCGATATGATCATTGAACGGATAGCTACAAAAAGAAAGATTGAACTCGGGTGGAAATACCTAAGTAAATCAGACTTACAAACGGTAATGAATGCGGTTAGTCCAGTGTTCTTTTCAGTTAGCTACATCGACCCGTTAACCAGCTCACAGAAAACAGGAACGTTCTATTCCGGTGATAGAAATGTTGGTGCGCTTGATTACATTAATGGTGATATTCGTTGGAAAGATATTAAATTTAGCGTCATTGAAAAGTAG
- a CDS encoding DUF6096 family protein, with translation MLYTEFKVGEQEFKLRATASAIIELEKKLGGRNPLQVLMTVENGEIPSVSSLLLILHASLQKYHHGMTFEKVLELYDDYVDAGNSYTDLIPVMVDTFRTSGFFKTVKKEEAATITASL, from the coding sequence ATGTTATATACAGAATTTAAAGTTGGGGAACAGGAGTTTAAATTACGCGCTACGGCATCAGCTATTATCGAGCTGGAGAAAAAGTTAGGAGGACGCAATCCACTGCAAGTACTTATGACGGTTGAAAACGGTGAAATCCCATCAGTTAGTAGCTTGTTACTCATCTTACATGCATCTTTACAAAAGTACCATCATGGCATGACGTTCGAAAAAGTGTTAGAGCTTTACGATGATTATGTTGATGCAGGTAATTCGTACACTGATTTAATTCCAGTTATGGTCGACACATTCCGAACTAGCGGTTTTTTCAAGACAGTGAAGAAGGAGGAGGCAGCGACAATAACAGCGAGCCTATAA
- a CDS encoding phage tail tube protein, which yields MAGLLSKDTTLSYKKSGSTYTVLEHLMEVPEMGGDPEKVEVTTLSDGVKKYINGVKDLGDLTFKFLYDNDTADSNFRVLKGLQDANTAAEFKVEYPDGTGHEFSAFVNVKMDAAAVNAAMTFTVGMSLQSDITVTNPAP from the coding sequence ATGGCAGGATTATTATCGAAAGACACAACACTGAGCTACAAAAAGAGTGGTTCGACATATACAGTACTGGAACACCTTATGGAAGTTCCAGAAATGGGTGGCGACCCAGAAAAGGTTGAAGTTACCACGCTATCTGATGGTGTAAAGAAGTACATCAATGGGGTAAAAGACCTTGGAGATTTAACATTCAAGTTCTTATATGATAATGACACGGCAGACAGTAACTTCCGTGTGTTAAAAGGGTTGCAAGATGCGAATACAGCAGCTGAATTTAAGGTTGAGTATCCAGATGGTACAGGACACGAATTTAGCGCATTCGTGAATGTAAAAATGGATGCTGCGGCAGTTAATGCGGCCATGACATTTACGGTTGGAATGAGCTTGCAAAGTGATATAACCGTGACAAATCCAGCACCATAA
- a CDS encoding HK97-gp10 family putative phage morphogenesis protein encodes MTIRGLDSLMRKIDALGGNSQKALKTGIQQGIKVVQGDAKELAPIAEVDGGQLRNSIQGTVEEKSGVIIGKVSTNVEHGAYVEFGTGQRGEGSPSPPKSPENLNYRQDWAGMDAQPYLYPALNQNKENVKKIAKEHLKKEIRKLGG; translated from the coding sequence ATGACTATTCGAGGTTTAGACAGTCTTATGCGTAAAATTGATGCACTTGGCGGTAACAGTCAAAAGGCTCTTAAAACAGGTATCCAACAAGGAATAAAGGTGGTACAGGGCGATGCAAAAGAACTTGCTCCAATCGCTGAGGTTGACGGCGGCCAATTGAGAAACAGTATTCAAGGTACAGTTGAAGAAAAGTCAGGCGTAATCATCGGAAAAGTATCTACAAACGTCGAACACGGTGCTTACGTAGAGTTTGGCACAGGTCAACGTGGCGAAGGTTCACCATCCCCGCCTAAATCTCCAGAGAATTTAAATTACCGTCAAGATTGGGCTGGTATGGATGCCCAACCATATCTGTACCCAGCACTAAATCAAAATAAAGAAAATGTAAAAAAGATTGCGAAAGAGCACTTGAAAAAAGAAATACGAAAGCTAGGTGGTTAA
- a CDS encoding phage head-tail connector protein: protein MIKSQLDKLKIALGIKDDLQDDLLQLFLDDARNDILTWTNRVELSPSLESVQRQMATICYNMQGVEGQSSHSEGGISRSFDDLPQSIQNTINQSRLLKAVRYAT, encoded by the coding sequence ATGATTAAATCTCAACTGGATAAGCTAAAAATTGCTCTAGGTATAAAAGATGATTTGCAAGATGATTTATTGCAATTGTTTTTAGATGATGCTCGTAACGATATTCTCACATGGACGAATCGAGTTGAACTATCACCGTCGCTAGAATCCGTTCAACGGCAAATGGCTACCATCTGTTACAACATGCAGGGTGTTGAGGGGCAATCCTCACATTCAGAGGGAGGCATTAGCCGTTCTTTTGATGATTTGCCGCAGTCTATACAAAACACTATCAACCAATCCCGTTTATTAAAGGCGGTACGCTATGCGACTTAG
- a CDS encoding major capsid protein, which translates to MPSVLDLFNQREVLNYLQNREYPALLGASLFPEIKKPTLEFDLIKGAGRTPVVASVHSFDTEAEIGSREASKMALEAALIKRKLPLTEKEIIALESPRNAAEQQYLMQNVYNDIDVLVAGVNARVEQMRMEVLAKGTLTLAENGLSAVLDYGVPTENKEALSGTNLWTDPSSNPIEDMIRWANSLSITPTRALTSNTVLAALLTNPNVKSALYGKDSGRIVSIGELNTFLESLQLPKLASYDAKFRKQLANGTYSTHRYFPANSFVMFGDGAMGETLFGPTAEENRLTRDPSIETSKIGNVLAMVYEENVDPVSTWTKAVATAIPSFPAADEVFQAQPIA; encoded by the coding sequence ATGCCGAGCGTATTAGATTTATTTAACCAACGAGAAGTTTTAAATTACTTACAAAATCGTGAATATCCAGCGCTTTTAGGTGCTAGTTTATTCCCTGAAATCAAGAAACCAACACTTGAATTCGACTTAATCAAAGGTGCAGGACGTACACCGGTTGTTGCCTCTGTTCACTCGTTTGATACAGAAGCAGAAATTGGCTCGCGAGAAGCTAGTAAGATGGCTTTAGAGGCAGCGTTGATTAAACGTAAATTACCATTAACTGAAAAAGAAATTATCGCTTTAGAAAGTCCGCGTAATGCAGCGGAACAACAATATTTAATGCAAAATGTATACAATGACATTGACGTGTTAGTGGCTGGTGTAAATGCGCGTGTTGAACAAATGCGCATGGAGGTACTTGCAAAAGGTACTCTAACATTGGCAGAAAACGGGTTGAGCGCAGTCCTAGATTATGGCGTGCCAACCGAAAATAAAGAAGCTTTATCTGGAACTAATTTATGGACAGATCCATCTTCAAACCCAATTGAAGATATGATTCGATGGGCGAATTCGTTATCTATTACACCTACTAGAGCCTTAACATCTAATACCGTGTTGGCTGCTTTATTAACAAACCCTAATGTTAAATCAGCTTTATACGGAAAGGATTCAGGTCGAATCGTTTCAATTGGAGAGTTGAACACGTTTTTAGAGAGTCTTCAACTTCCAAAACTTGCTTCGTATGATGCTAAATTCCGCAAGCAACTGGCAAACGGAACATATTCAACGCATCGCTATTTCCCAGCGAATTCATTTGTTATGTTCGGTGATGGAGCGATGGGGGAAACTTTATTTGGGCCAACCGCTGAAGAAAATCGTTTGACTCGTGATCCATCGATTGAAACTAGTAAAATCGGTAACGTGCTTGCAATGGTGTACGAGGAAAATGTTGACCCAGTATCAACTTGGACAAAAGCTGTAGCAACTGCTATACCATCATTCCCAGCTGCTGATGAAGTATTTCAAGCACAACCGATTGCATAG
- a CDS encoding DUF4355 domain-containing protein produces the protein MKFIQMFILYIKILFGKTKQADPFSKFEPLLPLDIKFFSDPTDPPTDPVDPPAAPPTDPPNKIEFTPEQQAELDRILGERLGKEQAKWEKDYQSKLEAAKTEAEKLAKMNADQKAEYERQKREDELAKRESEITRRELRATALETLADKSLPLSLAEILVFTDAASTNASLDAVEKSFREAVEAGVNERLRGGNPPGGGGKGNGEVSVGANFAKSLNEKSKPIATTLWT, from the coding sequence ATGAAATTTATTCAAATGTTTATTTTGTACATTAAAATCTTGTTTGGAAAAACTAAGCAAGCAGATCCTTTCAGTAAATTTGAGCCGTTATTACCGTTAGATATTAAATTCTTCTCGGATCCAACTGACCCACCGACGGACCCAGTAGATCCACCTGCTGCCCCTCCAACTGATCCGCCTAACAAAATTGAGTTCACACCAGAACAACAGGCTGAACTAGATCGCATCCTCGGCGAACGATTAGGGAAAGAACAAGCAAAATGGGAAAAGGATTACCAGTCAAAACTCGAAGCTGCTAAAACAGAAGCTGAAAAGTTAGCCAAAATGAATGCTGATCAAAAGGCAGAATACGAACGTCAAAAGCGAGAAGATGAGCTAGCGAAACGTGAGAGTGAAATCACTCGTCGTGAGCTTCGTGCCACGGCACTTGAAACATTAGCAGATAAGAGTCTTCCATTATCGTTAGCGGAAATTCTCGTATTCACTGACGCTGCATCTACTAACGCTAGCTTAGATGCAGTAGAAAAGTCATTTCGTGAAGCAGTTGAGGCTGGTGTGAACGAACGTCTACGAGGTGGCAATCCACCTGGTGGCGGAGGGAAAGGCAATGGTGAAGTAAGTGTTGGAGCCAACTTCGCCAAATCACTGAACGAAAAAAGCAAGCCAATTGCAACAACATTATGGACTTAA